TCGTTAGGCATTTCGTGCGCGCCGTGAAGACGCACCAGCTCTACCTGCCCAACAATCCGATCTACCAGCGGTCGATCGACGGCTTGCGCGCGTCCTTCGTCCCCATGTGGGAGGTCACGACGGAGCTGGTGCTGCAGATCTCCGAGTCCGAGTTCCGGTGGATGGGCCGCAGCGTCCACCACGAGAGCTCGCGGTCGGAGAGTCTGCCGTGGGTGTTCTACAAAGACGGTCTGCGCGAGCTGACGATCATGCAGGGGTTCGAGCAGGACGAGGTCGCCACCCTGCTCGACATCATGCAGCGGGTGCGTAAGGCATCGCCCGATGAAGACGATCTGCTGACGCTGCTCTGGGAGCAGGAGTTCGCGTACCTGCGCTACCGCTTCATCGACATCAGCGAGGGCATGGGCGCCGATGTGGTCGAAGCGGCCGAAGCGGCGGCCGCCGCGGCGAGCGATCCGTCGCATCCGCCGCCGGTCATTCCGGTGGCCGACATTCAGAACGACGTGGCGAGCCAGACCGACCAGAACGGCTTCGTCAAGATGGAGGACCTCGACGGGTCGCTGTACTTCCTCGACGAGCAGGAAATCGATTATCTGCGCGAGGCGGTGCAGAAAGAGCAGACGCTCAATCTTCGGCGCAACGTGCTCGGCATTCTGTTCGACATTGCGGAGACGCAGCCCTCGCCCGAGGTGCGCGAGGAAGTCTGCACGATTCTCGAGCAGCTCATGCCGCACCTGCTCGCGGCCGGCGACTACGGCGCCGTCGCGGCGTTGTTGCGCGAGGCATCGGTCGTGGTGTCGCGCGCCGGCGATCTCCTGCCGGCCCACCGGGCGAGGCTCCAGGCCCTGCCGGGGCTCATCAGCAGTCCGACGGTATTGTCGCAACTGTTGGCGGCGCTCAACGATGCGACAGTGGTGCCTCCGCAAGAGGACCTCGACGCGCTGTTCGAGCAGCTGCAGGGCGATACGTTAGGCACCATCCTCTCGGGGCTCAAGCAGACACAGCGCCCCGAGTTGCGCACGATGCTCGAGCGCACGGCGGCCCGGCTCGCCTCGTCCAACACGGCCGAGCTGCTCAAGCTGATCGCGGCCGACGATGAGCAGGTGGCGGTCGAAGCGATGCGGCGCGCGGCCGACCTCAAGACGCCGGCGGCCGTCGGCCATCTGCTCAAATGCCTGTCGCATCAGAGCGTGGGCCGCCGGTTAGGCGCAGTGCAGGCGCTGTCGGAGATCGGGTCGCCCGGCGCGCTGCGCGCGCTCGAATCGGCGCTCGATGACTCGGACCGCGAGGTCCGCCTCACGGCCGTACGGACGCTGAGCACGCGCGGCCACCGCGCGGCCCTGCCCAAGGTGGAAGCGGTGGTGAAGGGAAACGCCGTCAAGGATGCCGACCTCACCGAGAAGATGACGTACTTCGAGGCGTACGGCATGCTGGCCGGCGATGCGGGCATTCCGCAGCTGGATGCGCTGCTCAACGGGCGCAGCGCGCTGCTGCGCCTGCGCGTGGATCCGGAGCTGCGCGCGTGCGCGGCGATGGCGTTAGGCCGCATCGGATCCGACCAGGCGTTCGAAGTGCTGCGCAAGGCCGCCGACGACAAGGACGTGCGCGTCCGCAGCGCCATCAACAAGGCGCTGCGCGGAGGCGCGGCGTGACGAGCGCGCAACCGGTGCCGGCCGCTCGCGCCGGCTTCGCGCCGCCGATGCCGGAAATCGGCGAGCGGGGCAGCGACGGCTACATCCGCAAGGTGGGACGCGAGCTGCTCATGGCGATGTACGGCGCGCTCCGTACGGTCAAGATGTATCCGCCCGACAACCCGGTGGTGCAGAAGGCGCTCGAGGATCTCGTCCGTCTCACCAACGACGTGTGGCGACGCGAGCGGGACGTGGACATCCGCGTGACCGGCGAATTCATCTTCATCAACGGCACGCGCCTCCGGCTCGACCTGGACAACTACGCGACGTTCAGCCGCATCATCTCCGCCTTTCGGGAATCGGGCGCCGGCGTATGCCGGGTGCGGGGCGACACGTCGACGCGCGACTGGGTGGTGTTCCTGACGGTGCTGCAGCAGCCGGAGCAGGGCGATCCGGACGAGCGCCTGCATGCGTTAGGCACGAAGCTCGCCGATGCCAACGTCGGCGTCTTCGAGCTCGGACCGTTCTCGGCGGCCGACGCGGCCGACGCCGCCAGCCAGATGCAGGCCAAGGAAGCCGCGAAGCGCACCTACGCGCAGTCGGTCTCGGTGACGAAGGATGTCATCAACTCCGTGCGCATGGGCCGGAGCCCGAACATCAAGAAGATCAAGCGCGTGGTGCAGGGCATCGTCGACCAGATCCTGAACGAAGAGACGTCGCTCATCGGGCTGACGACGCTGCGCGACTACGACGAGTACACGTTCACGCACAGCGTGAACGTCTGCATTTTCTCGGTGGCGTTAGGACGCAAGCTCGGTCTCACCAGGCTCCAGCTGTACGATCTGGGCGTGGGCGCGTTGATGCACGATGTCGGCAAGGCGCGCGTGCCGCTCGAGATTCTCAACAAACCCGGCTCGCTCGACGAAGACGAGTGGCGGATGGTGTGCAACCACCCGTGGATGGGCGTGCTGCAGCTCTTCCAGATGCGCGGCCAGAACGACATCCCCTACCGCGCCATGGTCGTCGCGTTCGAGCACCACAAGAAGACGGACCTGAGCGGCTATCCGCGCCACGTTAGGCCTCGCGAGCTGAGCATCTACAGCAAAGTGGTGGCCGTGTCCGATGCGTTCGACGCCGCCACGTCGCGGCGCGTCTACCAGACCGTGCCGCTCACGCCCGCCGACGTGCTCCAGGAGATGCGCGTCAACCCGCGCCGCGGCATGGACCAGGTGCTGGTGAAAGCGTTCATGAGTCTCGTCGGCCACTATCCGGTGGGCACGCTGGTCGTGCTCGATACGTTCGAGCTCGCGCTGGTTCATGCGGCCAGCCCCTCCCCGGATTCGATCTCGCGCCCTATCGTAAAGGTCGTCAGCGACGAGCGCGGCAACGTGCTCTTCCCGGGCACGCTCGTGGATCTCACGGAACGGGATGCAGGCGGCGTGTTCAAGCGCACGATCATCAAGGTGGCAGATCCCGACCGCTATGGTATCCGCGTCAGCGACTACTACATCTGACCCGATCGCTCATACCTTCGCCGCGCTGGCCGAGCAGCGGCGCAAAGCACTCGTTGCCTACATCACCGCAGGACACCCGGACCGCGCGCGATCGCTGGCGCTGATTCGCGCCATCGCGCGCGCCGGCGCCGACATCATCGAAGTCGGTGTGCCGTTCTCGGATCCGTTGGCCGACGGTCCCACCATCCAGGCCAGCTCGCAAACGGCGCTCGCCAATGGCATGACGTTCGACGGAGCGCTCGAGCTCATCAGCGAAGCGGCTGTCGAAGTTCCGACCGTCGTGTTCACGTATCTCAATCCGCTGCTGGCGGCAGGCCGGGACGCGCTCGTTCGCGCGGCCCGGGCTGGAGCGAGCGGGTTGCTGCTCACCGATCTCCCGGTGGGCGCCGATCCTGAGCGAGAGGCGCGGATTGCGGCCGGGCCGCTCGCGTTCGTCCGGCTCGTGGCGCCGACGACGCCCGCAGCGCGCATGGCCGACATCGCGCGACACGGCAGCGGGTTCGTCTATCTCATCAGTCGGTTAGGCGTCACCGGCGCGCGGGACGACATCCCGGCCGATCTGCCGGCCACCGTTGCTCGCCTCCGCTCCGCGACGTCGCTGCCGATCTGTGTCGGCTTCGGCATCGCCCGGCCGGAGCAGGCGGTGGCCGTCGGACGCCTGGCCGATGGCGTCGCGGTGGGCAGCGCGCTGGTTCGACGCGCGGGCGAGAGCGTGGACGCGGCGGCGGCGTTCGTCGCATCGCTCCGCGCCGCGCTCGACGCCGGCGTCCGTGGATGACCTGCCGGTCGGCCTAACGCATCTCCCCCGAATCCCATCGATGCCATGATTGTCCGCCTCTCGCTCCTGGGCGCGCTCGCGCTCGCCTCGCTGGTCACGGTGTCCGCATCGGCGCAGTACGCGCACCCACGCGGCCAACCCATCGATGGCATCGCCTGCGACGCGCTCGAGGGACAGCGCATCCACATTCACCAGCATCTGGCGATCTATGATCACGGGACGCCGGTGGACGTGCCGTACGACGTGGGCCGGCCGCACGACGTCCCGTGCCTCTACTGGCTGCACACGCACACGCCGGACGGCATCATCCACATTGAAGCGCCGGTGAACCGATCGTTCACGTTAGGTAACTTCTTCGACGTGTGGGTGCAGCCGCTGAGCCGGACGGAGGCGGCGAGCGCCGAGCTCGCAGCGGGCGAGCAGATGCGGGTGTGGGTAAACGGGACGCCGTACACCGGGGACCCGCGGGCCATCGCGCTCGGGAACCACACCGACATCGTGATCGAGGTCGGACGGCCGTTCGTCACACCGCGGCCGTTCACGGCGTGGAACGGCGCGCAGTGACGCGCGCCTAACGGGAGTCGCGCAGCGCCCGCTCGAGCGCGTCGTCGGGACGCACCATCAGGGTGCGCTCCTCGCGCAGGATCACCGTGCCGGGCGCCGCGCCGCGCGGTTTGCGCACGTGCTTGCGCCGCGTCCAGTCGACCGGTACCACCGCGGACCCGCGCGCCTTGCTGTGCCAGGCGGCGAGCACCGCGGCTTCGCGGAGATCGCGGGCGGGCGGGGCATCGGCGTTGCTCCAGCGGAGCACGACGTGGGCGCCGGCCGCGTCGCGCGCGTGCAGCCACACGTCGTTGGGCGCTGCGGCGCCGAAGGTGAGCGCATCGTTCGACGCGGCGCCGCGACCGACCCAGATCGCCAGGCCGCCCGACGACCGGTACGTCCGATAGGGCAGCCGCGGCGCGGCGCCCGGCGACCGGCCCCCGGGACGGCCGCGCGCGCCTAACTCGGTTGGGCGCCCGGACGGCGGGCCGGCCGCGGCCGCCTCGAGGCGCGCCGGCAGCAGGGCCAGCGCCCGCTCCTTCGACCGCGCATCGGCGTAGAGACGCGCCGCCGCCGCCGGCGCCCGCTCGCGCGCCCGCGGCGCAATCGGCCACTCGAGGCCGCCGGGCAGCGACACCACCGCCGGCGCGGGAACGTCGCCCATGGCAAGGAGCACGTCGGCCGCCGCGCGCACCCGCGCCGCGTCGCGCGCGCGGTCGAGCTCCCCGCGCATCCGTTCCATGGCGCGCCGCCGTCGCGCATCGATCGGCGCCGTCGCCGGCGACTCCGGAGCGAGGATCTCGCCGGAGTCGAGCAGAGAGCCGACCAACTCCGCCTCATCGCAGAACGGAAACGGCACGAGCCGCTCGCCGCACCGCGCCGGATGAGCGGGCGCATCCGAACACATCAGGTGGTAGCGTTCCACGGCGTCAGCCGGATGCGCGATCATCCACGATGCGATGATCGGGCTCATCCACCGGCCGCCCAAGAGCGTTGCAGTGTCGCCGGCGCGCGCGGCGGCGGAGAGGGCGTCGTCGACGAGCTCGGGACGCGGCTCGACGCGTGGCGGAAGCTCGGCCCCGACCGCTTCCAGTTTCGCGCCGCCGGCGTCGCGCAGCACGGCCCCGCGGGCGCGCGGCACCGCGCTCAGGATGAGATCGGCGCGTCGATCCTCCGAGCCCTTGAACCGACCCGGACGAACCAGCTCGACGACGATCCGGCGATCATCGAGCGGTGCGCGCACGGCACGTACCGTCCATCCGCGCATGACGCCGCCTGCCCGCTCGAGCGGTCCGGCATCCACTGCCCGGACGTCATCGTGGTCGAGCTCGAACCGCACTGTCCGGCCGTCGACGCCAACGGATACCGCACGCGCGTCGCGATCGAAGCGGCAGCCGTCGATGCGGCGGCCGCGCCATCGCGCGTCCAGCTCGCGCGCGAGATGCCGAGCGGTCAGGCTGTCCACGACGCGAGGTTTGACACGCGCGGACGATGCCCGTACGTTCCGGCGCTGTCAACAGATGCGTGACATCGCCTACATCGCGCTCGGATCCAACCTGGGCGACAGAGCCGGATATCTGGCCTTCGCCCGCGCGCGGCTTGCGGCGCTTCCGGGAAGCCGCCTCCTCGACGCATCTTCCGTGGAAGAAACCGCTCCGTTGGGAAACATCCCGCACGGCGGCGGACCGTACCTCAACCAGATGGTCGCGCTCGAAACGACGCTCGCGCCCCATGTGCTGCTCGACGCCCTGCACAAAATCGAGCACGAGGCAAAGCGCGAACGCACGATCCGGTGGGGACCGCGGACACTGGACTTGGACATCGTCATGTTCGACGCGCAGACCGTTTCGGATCCGGATCTCACCGTCCCGCACCCGGGCCTGGGCCACCGCGATTTCTGGGATCGCGAGCTCGCCGAGCTCAGAGCGAAGGCGGGCGATCGATGAGCAGCGAAGTCGGACCACCGCAGTCGAGCGCCAAGCGGGTCGGCATTCGCGACGTGCGCGCGCGAAAGGGTCGAGCCGAAAAACTGGTCGTGCTGACCGCGTACGACGCGCTGTTTGCGCGGCTCGTCGATGAGAGCGGCGTCGACATCGTGCTGGTGGGCGATTCGGCCGGCACCGTGTTGTTGGGTTACGAGACGACGATTCCGGTGACGCTCGACCAGATGATCGACCACGCGGCGGCCGCGCGCCGCGGCGTCAAGCGAGCGCTGCTCACCGTGGACATGCCGTTTCTCACCTATCAGGTGAGCGCCGAGCAAGCGGTGATCAACTGCGGCCGCGTGATGCAGGAGTCGGGCGCCGACAGCGTGAAGATGGAAGGCGGCGGCGCCGATGTGCTGCGCGCCATCCGGGCGGTGACCGACGTCGGCATCCCGGTCATGGGCCACCTGGGCTACACGCCGCAGTCCGAGCATTCGTTAGGCAGGAGCCGCGTGCAGGGACGCGAGGAGCGCGATGCGGCGGCGTTGGTCGAGCAGGCCAAGCGCGTCGAGGATGCCGGCGCCTTCGCGATCGTGCTCGAGCTCATTCCTGCTGCGCTGGCCCGCGCGGTGACCGGCGCCGTGACGGTGCCGACGATCGGTATCGGCGCCGGCGCGGACTGCGACGGGCAGGTGCTCGTGCTGCACGACATGCTGGGCCTCAACGATCGGTTCACTCCCAAATTCCTCAAGCGCTACGCGACGCTTGCCGAAGACGTGCGGTCTGCCGTGCGCCGATTCGGCGACGACGTGCGCGCCGGCCGCTATCCCGATGACGACCATAGCTTCTAGCATGCGGATCATAGATCGGATTGCTGCGCTCCGCAGCGCGCTCGCGGAGCCGCGGCGGCGCGGGCACGCCGTGGCGCTCGTCCCGACGATGGGCTACCTGCACGAAGGACATCTGCAACTCGCCGACGAAGCGCGGCGCCATGCGGCAGTCGTGGTGGTGAGCGTCTTCGTGAATCCCATGCAGTTCGGGCCGCACGAGGACTACACCCGCTATCCGCGCGACCTCGAGGGCGACGCGATGAAGGCCGAACGCCGCGGCGTGGATGTGTTGTTCGCGCCGTCGGTCGAGGAGATGTATGCGGGCGACCGCACGGTGGTGGTGACGCCGCTCAGTCTGGCCGATCGGTGGGAAGGCGCGGCGCGGCCGGGGCATTTCACCGGCGTGCTCACGATCGTGACCAAGTTGTTCAACATCGTGCAGCCAACGGTTGCCGTGTTTGGACAGAAGGACATTCAGCAGGCGACGCTCATTCGATCGCTGACGCGGGAGCTGGATTTCGGCGTGCGCATCATCGTCGCCCCGACGGTGCGGGAGCAGGACGGGCTGGCGATGTCGAGCCGGAACGCGTATCTGTCGAACGAGGAGCGGAAGCGGGCGCTGGTGTTGTATCGGACGCTGCGCGCCATCGCCGACGCGTTCGACGGCGGGCAGTACGACGCCGTGGAGCTGGAGCAGTTAGGCTGGGAGGTTCTGGCGACCGAGCCGGAGGTGCAAGTGGACTACCTGGCCATCGTCGATCCGACGCGGCTCGAACCCGTCGCGGTCGCGGAGCAGGGCACGATCGTCGCGATTGCGGCGCGTGTGGGGACGACACGCCTCATCGACAACGTCATCCTCGGCGGCACGTGACGTGGAGTGCCGTCGTTGCAGCGCTTGATGACGGCGATACGTTCCGGTCGCGCGTCAGCGTCTACCTGCATCCGTTAGCCGGCCGGCCGATCGTCTGGCACGTGGTGCGCGCGCTGGAGACGGTGTCACCGGCGCCGGGCCTGGTGCGCGTGCTGCATCGCGCCAACACGATGTTCGCCATGCCGGAGATGTCGGTGCCGCTGATGATGGACCCGATTCCCGATGGCCAGGAGCTGATCGCGCTGCGCGCGGCGGTGACGGCGCCCGGGGTCTGCGTGCTCATGGATGGCGCGTCTCCGTTAGTCGCACCGCCGACGATTGCGCGGCTGCTGCGCGCCGGCGAGGGCGGGATCGCGGGGCTGCCCGATGCGCAGGCCGACGGGCGGTACATCGCGGTGGGCGGCGAGGGGCCGGCGCTGGCGTCGGCGGAAGACCCGCGGCAGCCCGCGGGCGCGGTGCGCATCGCCGCGACGTCGCCTGATGAGTTGATCCGCGTGCTCGACCGCCACACGCTCGCCGACGCATCGGTTGCCTTACGGAACCGGCTGGTGCGCAAGCATGAAGCAGCGGGGGTGAGTTTCGTGCTGCCCGAGACCACGTGGGTCGACGCCGACGTCCGGATCGGCGCCGACAGCGTGATCTATCCGGGCGCCGTGCTCGAGGGACAGACCGAGATCGGCAGCGAGTGCGTGATCGGTCCGTACACGCGCATCGTCGATGCGTCCATCGGACGCGGGGCAGAGCTCAAGGGGTGGAACTACGTCGCGCGCACCAGCATCCGGAACCACGCCGTCCTCGAGCCGTATGTGCGACGCGGCTTCGATTGAGCTGCCTGCGTGGGCGCAGGTGACGGCGGCGCGGCGCGAGCACATCGCCCGCGTGACGGCGCTGCTCGTCGGGTGGGCGCACGCGCTTGGCCTAACGGAAGAGGCGTGCCGGGCCTGGCGCGACGCCGGCTTGTGGCACGATGCGATGCGCGACGCGGGCGAGGCCGAGCTCCGCGCGTGGGCGCGGGACGGCACGCTGCCCGTCGGGCTGCTGCACGGGCCGGCGGCGGCCAACCGGCTCGCGCACGACGGCGAGGCGCGGCGTGAGGTGATCGAAGCGATCCGCTGGCACACGATCGGATCCGACGCCTGGGGGCAGACGGGGCGCGCGCTGTACATGGCCGACTATCTCGAGCCCGGCCGCGCGTTCTCGCGCGCCGATCGGGCGTATCTCGCGGCGCAGGTGCCGGTTGATTTCGACGGCACGTTCCGGCAGGTCGTGCGGCATCGCCTCGACTGGTCATTGCGGGAAGGACACGAGCTGTACCCGACGGCGGTGGCGTTATGGAACTCGGTCCGGTGATCGAACGCTGGGCGATTCGCATCCTGGTCGCGCTCGTGCTTCTGGGCGCACTGATCGGCGGGGCCGTGGTGGCGACGCGGAAGCCGCCGGCGCGCGGCGGCGTCGTGGTTGCGTTAGGCGGTCAGACCGGCCGGGCGCCCGCCGGCGTGCGGGTGCGCGTCGAGGTGCTCAACGCCTCGCACGTCATCGGCCTGGCCCGCCGCGCGACGCTGTACCTTCGCGATCGCGGATTCGACGTGGTGGAGTCCGGCAACGCCGGCGGCGCGCGGCGCGACACCACGCTGGTGCTCGACCGATCGGGGCATGCGGACTGGGCTGCATCGGTGGCGCGGGCGATGGGCGAGGCCCAAACGCTCGCGCGCCCCGACAGCTCACACGACGTGGACGTGACCGTGCTCGTCGGCGCGGCGTGGCGGCCGCCGGCCGAGCCGTTCTACCCGTAGTTGGCCGCAGGCCGCGGCGATGTCCGTGCCGCGACTCTTGCGAATGGCCACCTCGACGCCCGCGCCCCGGATGACGCGCGCGAAGCGTGCGATGTCGCGCGGCGACGTCGCACGAAACTCCGCGCCGCCGCCCTCGTGCAACGGGATGAGATTGACGAACGCGCGGCAGCTCTTGGCCAGCCGCGCCAGCTCGAGCGCGTGGGCGCCGGTGTCGTTGACGCCGCCTAACATCACGTACTCGAACGTGACGCGCCGGTCGAACGACCGCGCCGCGGCGATGACGTCGGCGAGCGGATACTTGGTGTTGATCGGCATGAGCTCGCGCCGGAGCGCATCCGACGGCGCGTGGATCGAGAGCGCGAGCCGGAACTGCTCGGGCCGTTTCGCGAGCGCGAGGATGCCGGGCAGGACACCGACCGTGGACACCGTGATGTGACGGGCGCCGATGCCCAACGCCTCGGGGGCGTTGAGGATCGTCAAGGCGGCGTCGACGGCCTTCCAGTTCATGAGCGGCTCGCCCATGCCCATGAACACGACGTTCGTCACGCGGACCGGCTCGTCGATGAGCCGCATCTCGCGCACCTGCGCCGCGATCTCCCACGCCGCAAGATTGCGCACGAATCCCATCCGGCCGGTGGCGCAGAACGCGCACTGGAGCGCGCAGCCCGCCTGCGACGAGATGCAGAGCGTGACGCGGTCATCGTCGGGAATGGCGACGGTCTCGATCGCCTGTCCGTCCGGCAAGCCGAACAGAAACTTCTGCGTTCCATCGGTCGAGCGCTGCCGCGCGAGGAGCTCGAGCCTGGGGAGCGCGAAGCGTTCGCCTAACGTAGTGCGCATCGCTGC
This genomic window from Gemmatimonadaceae bacterium contains:
- a CDS encoding HEAT repeat domain-containing protein gives rise to the protein MTATSLSAGAAGLTADPSLPEPPFSPQLVEEFVRHFVRAVKTHQLYLPNNPIYQRSIDGLRASFVPMWEVTTELVLQISESEFRWMGRSVHHESSRSESLPWVFYKDGLRELTIMQGFEQDEVATLLDIMQRVRKASPDEDDLLTLLWEQEFAYLRYRFIDISEGMGADVVEAAEAAAAAASDPSHPPPVIPVADIQNDVASQTDQNGFVKMEDLDGSLYFLDEQEIDYLREAVQKEQTLNLRRNVLGILFDIAETQPSPEVREEVCTILEQLMPHLLAAGDYGAVAALLREASVVVSRAGDLLPAHRARLQALPGLISSPTVLSQLLAALNDATVVPPQEDLDALFEQLQGDTLGTILSGLKQTQRPELRTMLERTAARLASSNTAELLKLIAADDEQVAVEAMRRAADLKTPAAVGHLLKCLSHQSVGRRLGAVQALSEIGSPGALRALESALDDSDREVRLTAVRTLSTRGHRAALPKVEAVVKGNAVKDADLTEKMTYFEAYGMLAGDAGIPQLDALLNGRSALLRLRVDPELRACAAMALGRIGSDQAFEVLRKAADDKDVRVRSAINKALRGGAA
- a CDS encoding HD domain-containing phosphohydrolase, with the protein product MTSAQPVPAARAGFAPPMPEIGERGSDGYIRKVGRELLMAMYGALRTVKMYPPDNPVVQKALEDLVRLTNDVWRRERDVDIRVTGEFIFINGTRLRLDLDNYATFSRIISAFRESGAGVCRVRGDTSTRDWVVFLTVLQQPEQGDPDERLHALGTKLADANVGVFELGPFSAADAADAASQMQAKEAAKRTYAQSVSVTKDVINSVRMGRSPNIKKIKRVVQGIVDQILNEETSLIGLTTLRDYDEYTFTHSVNVCIFSVALGRKLGLTRLQLYDLGVGALMHDVGKARVPLEILNKPGSLDEDEWRMVCNHPWMGVLQLFQMRGQNDIPYRAMVVAFEHHKKTDLSGYPRHVRPRELSIYSKVVAVSDAFDAATSRRVYQTVPLTPADVLQEMRVNPRRGMDQVLVKAFMSLVGHYPVGTLVVLDTFELALVHAASPSPDSISRPIVKVVSDERGNVLFPGTLVDLTERDAGGVFKRTIIKVADPDRYGIRVSDYYI
- the trpA gene encoding tryptophan synthase subunit alpha, which encodes MVSASATTTSDPIAHTFAALAEQRRKALVAYITAGHPDRARSLALIRAIARAGADIIEVGVPFSDPLADGPTIQASSQTALANGMTFDGALELISEAAVEVPTVVFTYLNPLLAAGRDALVRAARAGASGLLLTDLPVGADPEREARIAAGPLAFVRLVAPTTPAARMADIARHGSGFVYLISRLGVTGARDDIPADLPATVARLRSATSLPICVGFGIARPEQAVAVGRLADGVAVGSALVRRAGESVDAAAAFVASLRAALDAGVRG
- a CDS encoding NFACT RNA binding domain-containing protein produces the protein MDSLTARHLARELDARWRGRRIDGCRFDRDARAVSVGVDGRTVRFELDHDDVRAVDAGPLERAGGVMRGWTVRAVRAPLDDRRIVVELVRPGRFKGSEDRRADLILSAVPRARGAVLRDAGGAKLEAVGAELPPRVEPRPELVDDALSAAARAGDTATLLGGRWMSPIIASWMIAHPADAVERYHLMCSDAPAHPARCGERLVPFPFCDEAELVGSLLDSGEILAPESPATAPIDARRRRAMERMRGELDRARDAARVRAAADVLLAMGDVPAPAVVSLPGGLEWPIAPRARERAPAAAARLYADARSKERALALLPARLEAAAAGPPSGRPTELGARGRPGGRSPGAAPRLPYRTYRSSGGLAIWVGRGAASNDALTFGAAAPNDVWLHARDAAGAHVVLRWSNADAPPARDLREAAVLAAWHSKARGSAVVPVDWTRRKHVRKPRGAAPGTVILREERTLMVRPDDALERALRDSR
- the folK gene encoding 2-amino-4-hydroxy-6-hydroxymethyldihydropteridine diphosphokinase, with amino-acid sequence MRDIAYIALGSNLGDRAGYLAFARARLAALPGSRLLDASSVEETAPLGNIPHGGGPYLNQMVALETTLAPHVLLDALHKIEHEAKRERTIRWGPRTLDLDIVMFDAQTVSDPDLTVPHPGLGHRDFWDRELAELRAKAGDR
- the panB gene encoding 3-methyl-2-oxobutanoate hydroxymethyltransferase, producing the protein MSSEVGPPQSSAKRVGIRDVRARKGRAEKLVVLTAYDALFARLVDESGVDIVLVGDSAGTVLLGYETTIPVTLDQMIDHAAAARRGVKRALLTVDMPFLTYQVSAEQAVINCGRVMQESGADSVKMEGGGADVLRAIRAVTDVGIPVMGHLGYTPQSEHSLGRSRVQGREERDAAALVEQAKRVEDAGAFAIVLELIPAALARAVTGAVTVPTIGIGAGADCDGQVLVLHDMLGLNDRFTPKFLKRYATLAEDVRSAVRRFGDDVRAGRYPDDDHSF
- the panC gene encoding pantoate--beta-alanine ligase, yielding MRIIDRIAALRSALAEPRRRGHAVALVPTMGYLHEGHLQLADEARRHAAVVVVSVFVNPMQFGPHEDYTRYPRDLEGDAMKAERRGVDVLFAPSVEEMYAGDRTVVVTPLSLADRWEGAARPGHFTGVLTIVTKLFNIVQPTVAVFGQKDIQQATLIRSLTRELDFGVRIIVAPTVREQDGLAMSSRNAYLSNEERKRALVLYRTLRAIADAFDGGQYDAVELEQLGWEVLATEPEVQVDYLAIVDPTRLEPVAVAEQGTIVAIAARVGTTRLIDNVILGGT
- a CDS encoding HD domain-containing protein produces the protein MCDAASIELPAWAQVTAARREHIARVTALLVGWAHALGLTEEACRAWRDAGLWHDAMRDAGEAELRAWARDGTLPVGLLHGPAAANRLAHDGEARREVIEAIRWHTIGSDAWGQTGRALYMADYLEPGRAFSRADRAYLAAQVPVDFDGTFRQVVRHRLDWSLREGHELYPTAVALWNSVR
- a CDS encoding LytR C-terminal domain-containing protein; protein product: MELGPVIERWAIRILVALVLLGALIGGAVVATRKPPARGGVVVALGGQTGRAPAGVRVRVEVLNASHVIGLARRATLYLRDRGFDVVESGNAGGARRDTTLVLDRSGHADWAASVARAMGEAQTLARPDSSHDVDVTVLVGAAWRPPAEPFYP
- the rlmN gene encoding 23S rRNA (adenine(2503)-C(2))-methyltransferase RlmN is translated as MPESLNLLDLTPADALGALTRFFAERGEPAYRARQVLRRLWHTPAASFAEATELPAAMRTTLGERFALPRLELLARQRSTDGTQKFLFGLPDGQAIETVAIPDDDRVTLCISSQAGCALQCAFCATGRMGFVRNLAAWEIAAQVREMRLIDEPVRVTNVVFMGMGEPLMNWKAVDAALTILNAPEALGIGARHITVSTVGVLPGILALAKRPEQFRLALSIHAPSDALRRELMPINTKYPLADVIAAARSFDRRVTFEYVMLGGVNDTGAHALELARLAKSCRAFVNLIPLHEGGGAEFRATSPRDIARFARVIRGAGVEVAIRKSRGTDIAAACGQLRVERLGRRPPRRADEHGHVHVV